Proteins from a genomic interval of Pseudodesulfovibrio nedwellii:
- a CDS encoding LysR family transcriptional regulator, producing MELRQLKYFIAVAEELHFGRAAERCHIAQPPLSQQIKRLEEELGVILLERTSRKVSLTDEGSMFLAVARDTLCTLDGGIEKMHMMAEGLIGKLRVGFLSSGLHTDFFKGVTAFRKKYPGIMLDIREMQSSDQNNALRAGDLDVGLSHHCYANHYNLEAKTFMADRYFLAVHHEHPLVAQGHAGYPDIDKEPFIMFSRQHYPEAYDRAIGRYYKYGVQPRVVQEAKTHQTKLSLIAAGMGIGFVPERMCAALPDCVRMIPFDFQGEVHNTPLKLVWRKGDKSPTLKCFLEVLSEFCREVDDVANGCNT from the coding sequence ATGGAACTTAGACAGCTCAAATATTTTATTGCCGTGGCAGAGGAACTGCATTTTGGGCGGGCCGCCGAGCGGTGCCATATCGCGCAACCGCCGCTTTCCCAGCAGATCAAGCGACTCGAAGAAGAACTCGGTGTCATCTTGTTGGAACGAACCAGCCGGAAGGTGTCGCTCACGGACGAGGGCAGTATGTTTCTTGCCGTGGCGCGTGATACCCTGTGTACGCTTGATGGCGGTATCGAGAAAATGCACATGATGGCCGAGGGCCTTATCGGTAAGTTGCGGGTCGGGTTTCTCAGTTCCGGCTTGCATACTGATTTTTTCAAAGGAGTGACCGCTTTTCGAAAGAAATATCCCGGCATCATGTTAGATATCCGCGAGATGCAGTCTTCTGATCAGAACAACGCCCTACGCGCAGGTGATCTCGATGTCGGGCTGTCGCATCATTGCTATGCCAACCATTACAATCTCGAAGCCAAAACGTTTATGGCGGATCGCTATTTCCTTGCAGTGCATCATGAGCACCCGCTCGTTGCCCAGGGCCATGCGGGCTATCCGGACATCGACAAGGAACCGTTTATCATGTTCTCGCGGCAGCATTATCCGGAAGCCTATGATCGCGCTATTGGTCGCTATTACAAGTATGGCGTTCAGCCCCGTGTTGTGCAGGAAGCCAAGACACACCAGACAAAGCTTTCCCTCATTGCCGCAGGTATGGGCATTGGTTTTGTACCCGAGCGTATGTGTGCCGCGCTCCCTGATTGCGTTCGTATGATTCCTTTTGATTTTCAAGGCGAAGTACACAACACCCCTCTCAAGCTTGTTTGGCGCAAGGGCGACAAGTCCCCGACGCTCAAATGCTTTCTTGAGGTGCTCAGTGAATTTTGTCGTGAAGTCGATGATGTCGCGAACGGCTGTAATACTTAG
- a CDS encoding helix-turn-helix domain-containing protein, whose amino-acid sequence MGIIIDLDVMLARRKTSSKELAEAVGITPQNLSILKTGKAKAIRFTTLDAICKHLDCQPGDILRYETDELTESE is encoded by the coding sequence ATGGGTATCATCATTGACCTTGATGTCATGCTGGCGAGACGCAAAACCAGCTCAAAAGAACTGGCGGAAGCCGTGGGTATCACTCCTCAAAACCTTTCTATCCTGAAGACAGGCAAGGCAAAGGCTATCCGCTTCACCACACTGGATGCCATCTGCAAACATTTGGACTGCCAACCCGGCGATATATTGCGGTATGAAACCGACGAATTAACTGAATCGGAATAA
- a CDS encoding DUF2975 domain-containing protein — translation MNERIQKFAKFFRAIFLVALIASPLIVGSIWLTGGEIMLMDDDSPSMAIEFLTEDLGIDEAQAPAYPLAWSTRILGLGVDMLPTAIGMLSLWWLVQLFSCFAAGEIFTRNTVMYIRRTGWTMLIGVCVGPIHEALLTLVLTINNPPGERMISISLDSANFEEVVIAGVIILVSWIMEEGRKLREVNELTV, via the coding sequence ATGAACGAACGTATTCAGAAATTTGCCAAATTTTTCCGCGCGATATTCCTTGTTGCCCTTATTGCAAGCCCGCTGATTGTGGGAAGCATCTGGCTTACTGGCGGCGAAATAATGCTCATGGATGATGATAGCCCTTCAATGGCCATTGAATTCCTGACTGAGGATTTGGGCATAGATGAAGCTCAGGCCCCGGCTTACCCGCTGGCGTGGAGCACACGTATTCTTGGACTGGGTGTTGATATGCTCCCGACGGCCATAGGCATGCTTTCCTTGTGGTGGCTGGTTCAACTGTTCAGTTGCTTTGCTGCGGGTGAAATATTCACGCGAAACACGGTCATGTATATTCGTCGCACGGGTTGGACCATGCTGATTGGAGTCTGCGTCGGACCGATACATGAGGCTTTGCTGACCCTTGTTTTGACCATCAACAACCCACCGGGAGAACGTATGATATCCATATCATTGGACTCGGCCAACTTTGAAGAAGTGGTTATAGCCGGTGTCATCATACTGGTGAGTTGGATCATGGAAGAGGGCCGTAAACTCCGCGAAGTGAACGAGCTGACGGTTTAG
- a CDS encoding PH domain-containing protein, which yields MGFLDGLMGNATEVSVEEIEQEFSPILGNNEHVERAFKVVRDMYIFTSGRLILIDKQGLTGKKVDYLSIPYRSISTFSVESAGHFDLESELTLWVSGRHDPIKKELKKGSDVVGIQKLLANKILK from the coding sequence ATGGGATTTTTAGATGGATTGATGGGGAATGCAACGGAAGTAAGTGTTGAGGAAATCGAGCAGGAATTTTCCCCTATTCTCGGCAACAACGAGCACGTCGAGCGCGCCTTCAAAGTCGTGCGTGATATGTATATCTTCACCTCCGGTCGTCTGATTCTTATCGACAAGCAAGGACTCACAGGCAAAAAAGTCGATTATCTCTCCATCCCCTATCGCTCAATCTCAACCTTCAGTGTCGAGTCCGCTGGGCATTTCGATCTCGAATCAGAACTCACCCTCTGGGTTTCCGGGCGGCACGATCCCATCAAAAAAGAACTCAAAAAAGGCAGCGACGTAGTCGGTATTCAGAAATTACTGGCTAACAAGATTTTGAAATAG